Below is a genomic region from Pseudomonas svalbardensis.
GGTAATCGTAGATATCCTGAATGTCGCGACCGACCATACAGGTCACCAACTGATCATGAGTCAGCTCGCTCATGTCCTCGAAAGTGCGCACAAAGCGACCGTCCTTGAACACCGTCACCGCGTTGCAAATGCGGAACACTTCTTCCATGCGGTGGGAGACGTAAAGCACCACTTTGCCTTCGTCGCGCAGGCGACCGATGATCGCCATCAAACGATCAATCTCCCGCGCCGACAGGCTGCTGGTCGGTTCGTCAAATGCAATCACATGCGCCCCACGGGATAAGGCCTTGGCGATTTCCACCAGTTGCCGCTGACCGAGGGACAGGCGCCCGACTTTCTCTTGCGGATCGATTTCATCGGCCAGGCCCTTGAGGCAGGCCAATGCCTGTTGCCGCAACGCGCCACGATTGATCAGGCCGAAACTGGCCGGCAGATGACCGAGGAACAGGTTCTCTGCCACGGTCATTTCCGGGACCAGGTGCAGCTCTTGATGGATCACGGCGACGCCACTGCCGATGCTGTCGGCGGTGGACTTGAAGACCCTCTTCTGCTCGCCGATCTGCAGGTCGCCGCTGCTCGGGGTGTAAGCCCCCCCGAGTATTTTCAGCAGGGTCGATTTACCGGCGCCGTTCTCGCCCATCAAGGCGTGAACCTGCCCCGGGTGGGCGACGAAGCTGATGCCATCCAGTGCCTTCACCCCGGGAAAGGTCTTGCCGATCCCGTTGAAGCGCAAGCTGCCGCCAGCATTGTGTTGTTGTGTTTTTGATTGCGCGTGCATAACCCACCTCTTCACACAGATCAGGCAGCCCCGTCGCCAGGGCCGCCGATGAAATCAACCGTGCCTCAGTTCCAGAGGCCGATCTTTTCCAGTTCCTGCTTGAAGTTCTCGCGAGTGATCAGCGTTACGTCGTCCATCGCGGTGTACTTCGGCGGTTCTTTGCCGGTGGTGACCCACTCGTACATCATGCTGGCGGTGTTGTAGCCCTCGATGTGCGGGCTCGGCAGCATCGAGCCGAAGAAGCCGCTGTTGGCCTTTTTCAATTCGCCGATGGCGTCGGTGCCGTTGATGCCGATGCCGATCACATTGGCTGCGGCAAAACCGGCGCTCTCGGTGGCGCGCACGCCGCCCAGCACGGTGTTGTCGTTCATACCGCCGATGATCAGGTTTTTCGCTGCACTCGGCAGTTTCACCAGCGCCGAGTTGGTGGCGTCCATGCTGCCGGGTACGTCGAGGGTTTTCAGCGCCGAGAACAAAATGTGGTCTTTCGGCAGGCCGGCGTCTTCCAGCGCTTTGACCGAACCGTCGGTGCGTTTCTTGCCAGTGTCGAGTTCGTTGAAGGTGTTGATCACCGCGTAGGTGTCTTTCCAGTCCCAGCCACGTTTCTTCGCTTCGGTGGCCATGGCGCTGCCTTGTTTCTGGCCGACTTCGAACGCGGCCATGCCGAGGTAAGGAACGTCTTCCATGAACTTGCCGCTGGCATCGACGAAGCGGTCATCGACGGCGATGACTTTCAAACCGTTGAGCTTGGCCTTGGCCATGATCGCAGGTCCCAGGGATACGTCTGGCGGGCAGATCACAAAGCCCTTGGCACCGTTGGCGGCGAGGCTGTCGATGGCCGAGAGGGTTTTCTCGCCGTCCGGCACGGCGATCTTGATGACGGTGAAACCCTTCTCTTTCCCGGCCTTTTCGGCAAATGCCCATTCGGTCTGGAACCAGGGCTCTTCCGCCTGCTTGACCAGAAAACCGATCTTCACTTCCTCGGCCGCCAGCAACGAACTGCTCAGGCTGACCGCGGTGACCGCCAAAGCGGCACAGCACAGGGAACGGATCCCACGACGACGATTCATAAGCTGACTCCTTGTTATTTTTTTTGAGCGTTATTTGAAAGCCAATCAAACTGTGCAGCTAATAGTCATATCGTATGATGATTGGATTTCAGGCGTAATTCCGCGCCTGAAACCCGCTTGGCTCAGTCGTGGTACATGACCGAGCGACCGCCATCGATGGTGATGCACGAAGCATTGATGAACGGCGCTTCATCGCTGGCCAGGAAAACAGCCGTCATGGCCACTTCAATCGGCTGGCCGATGCGACGTGGCGGATGCAGATCGAAAGCGCGCTGACGCTCGGCATGCGGGTCGGCAAAACCGTTCCAGTAATCAACGTTCAGTTGGGTTTCGATGTAACCCGGCGCAATGGCGTTGACGCGAATGCCTTTTGACGCGTACTCGATACCCAGGGCGCGGGTCAGGCCGAGCAAACCGTGTTTGGCCACCGGGTACGGGAAGCAGCCGGGAATGATGTGAGTGGAATGGGTCGAGGCGATGTTGATGATGCTGCCGATGCCCTGCTCGATCATCTGCGGCAGCACCGCTTTGCAGCCATACCAGGCGCCGTCCAGGTCGATGGCGAAGCAGCGACGCCAGTCTTCCTCGGTCATTTCCAGCGGATCGCGGAACACATTGACCCCGGCGCAATTGACCAGCACGTCGATCCGTCCGTGAAGCTCGATCGCCAGTCTGGCCATGTCGTGCAGGTCTTGTTGGTTGGAAACGTCAGCCTTGATTGCCTGAACGTCGAAGCCTTTGTCCCGCCAGTACGCCGCGACTTTTTCGACTTTCTCCCCCTGGATATCGCTGATGACCAGCTTGGCCTGCTGGGAAGCGAACGTTGCGACAATCGCCTCGCCAATACCCTGCGCGGCACCGGTCAGCAGCACGACCTTGTTTTTCAGGCGCTCACCCTTCGGCGGTTCGGGCACCGGTGGCAAGGAAAGAGGTTCAGCCATGGATCAAGACTCCTTTTCGAAGGCACGACAAAAACCGGGCATCTGTCGATGTCCGGTCAAAAGGCTTTTTGGAAAATCGCTGCATCACTTCACCTGTTTTGTTTTTTTAAGTGTGAGTGTGTGTAACTGATGGAGTCGACTATAAAGCCGACCGCCAAATAATCTCAATATATAATTTTACATCCCATATTTTGGGATTTATCCCGCAAACCGAGTACAGGTTTTTCCGGGCACATCGACTCGAATCGACAGCAACGCACCGTCCAGCGGATGGTCGAGTGGGCTCGCAGCGCTGGTGATGTAAAGCGTTTGGAGGTCTTCACCGCCGAATACGCAACTGGTGGGGCGGCTGATTGGCAGCTCGATCGCGCGATCAACCTGCCCGTCCGGGGTCAGCCTGAGCAGACAGCTGCCATTCCAACGGGCGTTCCAGATGTAACCTTCGGCATCCATCGCCGAACCATCAGGCCCGCCGCGTTCATGGGGGCCAAACCAGACGTGGGCCGGGTCGAGATTGCCGTCGGTGCGGATGAAATGCTGGTAGAGCGTGTTGTCGAGGGTGTCGGCGAAATACACGGTGGTCGCGTCGTCGCTCCACAGCAACGTGTTCGGGATGCCCAACCCGCGAAGTAACGGCGTGACCCGAGCATCGCGATCGATGCGAAACAGGCCACCGGAACGCCGAACAATGGGCACGTCTTCGCCCTGCTCGCCGATGTTGTTCTGCATGGTGCCGAGCCAGAGCCGACCCTGAGCATCGCAGCGGGCTTCATTGGCGCGATTGCCGGGTTGCGGATCGGCGACGCAGAGCAAAGTCAGTCGAGGTTCCAGGCCCGGGGAATCCAGATCGAGTCGATACACGCCGCTGTTCAACGTCACCAGCGCATCGCCGCTTTCGCAGGGGATGAAGGCAGACACGTGCTCGGGCATCTGCCAGATCTGCACGTTGGCGCCAATCAGCCGCAGTGCCTGTTGACCGGCGATATCAACCCAGTACAGCGCCTGGGTCGGCGCGTCCCAGAACGGACCTTCACCCAGCCGTGCCCGGTGTTCGGTAACCGCAGTCCACGTCATGAAACCTCCTGCTTTTTATGGTTGTCAGTTGGGCTTCTTGTCGGCCATGACTTGCGGGTAAAAGCGCTTGATGGCCAGGTCGGCGTTATCGATCAGGGTCATGCAGGCCCAGACACCCCGCGCGGCATCCCGGGCGGCGATGGCCTCGGCCATTTCTTTGTGAATCGGTAGCGTGCGGCGCAGTTCGTCCGGGTCGGCGGCGGACACTTCGAACGACACCGCCAGCAGTGCGCCGAGGGCCGGGACCATTTGTTCGATGAATTGATTGTGGCTGGCAGCGAGGATGCACTCGTGGAAGAACTGGTCGGCGCGGTTGTAATCGATGCCGCTGTCCACTGCCCGCTCCAATACGTTGTACGCCTGAAGGATGGCGTGAACCTGCTCGATGGTAGCGCGCTCGCAAGCCCAGCGTACCGCCATTGGTTCGATGGTGCGGCGCAGGTCGAGCAAGTCGTCGACGAAGTTTTCCGGCAAGCCACTGCGCGACAGCCAGCCTACGACTTGCGGATCGAAGAGGTTCCAGCGGCGCACCGGCAACACCCGCGTGCCGACCTTGGGACCGACTTCGAGCATGCCCTTGGCGACCAGGGTTTTGATGGCTTCGCGGATAACGGTGCGGCTGACACCGAGTTGCTCGCCCAGGTCGGCTTCGACCTTGAGCGTCTCACCCGGTTTGACCTGCCCCGTAGCGATCCAGCAACCCAGCCAATCGACCGTCGACGCATGAAAACTGCTGGACATGGACACCTCGATACAGGGACGGCACAAAGCCGTTTGCGATGGGTGCCTACGCTAATCATCATATGATTGAGTGTCAATTTGATTTTTTTCTGTCTGACGGCAGATGGGGCGATTTGAACGAACTCGCTTTGTGACCTACGGTTAGCCGCGACAGATCAAGCAGTCCATAGCATCTGTTCCACTAAAGTCCGCTATCGACAGGTATAAGCATGAACATGGATGCGTCTACGCAATACCCGATTGTTTTGGTCCACGGCCTTTTTGGCTTCGATAAAATTGCCGGTTATCCCTACTTCTTCGAGATCAAGGAAGCTCTGGAGCGCGCCGGGGCCAAGGTGTTTGCCGTTAACATTCCAGCCGTGAACGGAAACGAGGAGCGCGGTAAAAAACTGCTCGAACACGTCAATCGCATATTGCGGGAAACGGGAGCTGCCAAGGTCAACCTGATCGGCCACAGCCAAGGTCCATTGGCTGCGCGCTACGTAGCGGCGCTACACCCGGAAAAGGTCGCATCAGTCACGTCTGTCAGCTGCCCCAATCATGGCTCCGAGATTGCCGACCAACTGCATAAGGCGCTGACGCCTGGGGAGTTGCCCGAAACGCTCGTACTCGCCCTATTCAAAGCAGTCGGCACCTTCATTTCGTTGATCAGCGACCATCCGGAAAACCCTCAGGACCCTCAAGCGGCTTTCGAATCTCTGACCAGCGCAGGAATGGCCGCTTTCAATCTCAAGTACCCGCAAGGGCTACCGGAGCATTGGGGTGGGGAAGGTAACGAAATTGAAAACGGCGTGCACTACTACTCCTGGAGCGGGATCCTGCAAAACTTTCAAAGTCTGCAACCCCTCGATCCGTCCCACTTGAACTGTATCGTGCTGTCGAAGTTATTTTATAAAGAGAAACACGCCAACGATGGGCTAGTCGGACAGTACAGCTCGCACCTGGGCAAAGTCATTCGTTCGGATTACCCGATGGACCATTTCGACGCAGTCAATCAAATGGCCGGGATCACGAGTTGGAACGTAAGCCCGGTCCACCTCTATCTTGAACATGCTGCTCGGCTAAAGGACAAAGGTTTGTAGGCAAAAAAATGGCCTACTTGATAGCGGGCCATTTTCCAGAACACAGCAACTCGGCGCGTTACGGCTCAAGTCCAATGGGGAAGAACTCGCCACCGCTCCACACGCCTAACCAACGTTGCCCGTCGATCTCGCGGGTGACGGCCAGCTCCACCAGTTGGTAGAACACGTTGCGGTGGATCAGGGCTTCGAGGTTGGTGCGCACATGCACGTAGGGCGCAGGCTCCTGCGTAACCGGGTCGATCTCCACGCGCATGGGGTGTTCGGTGCCGGCCTCGGCGGTCTCGTCAACATTGGTGGTGAAGCGCAAGACCTGGGTTTCGCCTTCGCCTTCGACATCCACGGCAATCGCGACGAAGGGCGCATCGTCAACCTTGATGCCAACCTTCTCGACCGGGGTAATGAGGAAGTAATCGTCACCATCGCGGCGAATGATGGTGGAGAACAGCTTGACCATCGGCTTGCGCCCGATCGGTGTGCCCAGGTAATACCAGGTGCCGTCACGGGCGATACGCATGTCGATGTCGCCGCAGAAGTCGGGGTTCCACAGGTGGACCGGCGGTAAGCCTTTGGTTTTGGGGATTTGCCCCAACAGATCGTTGGCTTTTTGCGGACCACTCATGGCGTTCTCCTTTTGAATTACTGGTCGCTGAGCCCCAGCAGACTGCGCGCGTATTGTTCCAGCGGCGGGCCCATCAGGTCTTCTGGCTTTTTGTCGTGGAACGTCAGTAAACCGCCACGACTCTTGATGCGTGCAGTATCAATCAAATACTGGGTGCTGGTCTCGATCAACATGATTTGAATCACGCCGCCGTCGATACCGAGGCGATCCAGGGCTTCCTGATCGAGCCACTCGTCCGAGTTGC
It encodes:
- a CDS encoding DUF1285 domain-containing protein, coding for MSGPQKANDLLGQIPKTKGLPPVHLWNPDFCGDIDMRIARDGTWYYLGTPIGRKPMVKLFSTIIRRDGDDYFLITPVEKVGIKVDDAPFVAIAVDVEGEGETQVLRFTTNVDETAEAGTEHPMRVEIDPVTQEPAPYVHVRTNLEALIHRNVFYQLVELAVTREIDGQRWLGVWSGGEFFPIGLEP
- a CDS encoding SDR family oxidoreductase, which codes for MAEPLSLPPVPEPPKGERLKNKVVLLTGAAQGIGEAIVATFASQQAKLVISDIQGEKVEKVAAYWRDKGFDVQAIKADVSNQQDLHDMARLAIELHGRIDVLVNCAGVNVFRDPLEMTEEDWRRCFAIDLDGAWYGCKAVLPQMIEQGIGSIINIASTHSTHIIPGCFPYPVAKHGLLGLTRALGIEYASKGIRVNAIAPGYIETQLNVDYWNGFADPHAERQRAFDLHPPRRIGQPIEVAMTAVFLASDEAPFINASCITIDGGRSVMYHD
- the araG gene encoding L-arabinose ABC transporter ATP-binding protein AraG → MHAQSKTQQHNAGGSLRFNGIGKTFPGVKALDGISFVAHPGQVHALMGENGAGKSTLLKILGGAYTPSSGDLQIGEQKRVFKSTADSIGSGVAVIHQELHLVPEMTVAENLFLGHLPASFGLINRGALRQQALACLKGLADEIDPQEKVGRLSLGQRQLVEIAKALSRGAHVIAFDEPTSSLSAREIDRLMAIIGRLRDEGKVVLYVSHRMEEVFRICNAVTVFKDGRFVRTFEDMSELTHDQLVTCMVGRDIQDIYDYRHRQRGAVALKVDGLLGPGLREPVSFEVHKGEILGLFGLVGAGRTELFRMLSGLERNTAGRLELRGHELKLRSPRDAIAAGILLCPEDRKKEGILPLASVAENINISARGAHSTFGCLLRGLWEKDNADKQIKALKVKTPNAAQKIMYLSGGNQQKAILGRWLSMPMKVLLLDEPTRGIDIGAKAEIYQIIHNLAASGIAVIVVSSDLMEVMGISDRILVLCEGAMRGELSRAEANESNLLQLALPRQRADGVAN
- a CDS encoding SMP-30/gluconolactonase/LRE family protein, which translates into the protein MTWTAVTEHRARLGEGPFWDAPTQALYWVDIAGQQALRLIGANVQIWQMPEHVSAFIPCESGDALVTLNSGVYRLDLDSPGLEPRLTLLCVADPQPGNRANEARCDAQGRLWLGTMQNNIGEQGEDVPIVRRSGGLFRIDRDARVTPLLRGLGIPNTLLWSDDATTVYFADTLDNTLYQHFIRTDGNLDPAHVWFGPHERGGPDGSAMDAEGYIWNARWNGSCLLRLTPDGQVDRAIELPISRPTSCVFGGEDLQTLYITSAASPLDHPLDGALLSIRVDVPGKTCTRFAG
- a CDS encoding FadR/GntR family transcriptional regulator → MSSSFHASTVDWLGCWIATGQVKPGETLKVEADLGEQLGVSRTVIREAIKTLVAKGMLEVGPKVGTRVLPVRRWNLFDPQVVGWLSRSGLPENFVDDLLDLRRTIEPMAVRWACERATIEQVHAILQAYNVLERAVDSGIDYNRADQFFHECILAASHNQFIEQMVPALGALLAVSFEVSAADPDELRRTLPIHKEMAEAIAARDAARGVWACMTLIDNADLAIKRFYPQVMADKKPN
- a CDS encoding esterase/lipase family protein; its protein translation is MNMDASTQYPIVLVHGLFGFDKIAGYPYFFEIKEALERAGAKVFAVNIPAVNGNEERGKKLLEHVNRILRETGAAKVNLIGHSQGPLAARYVAALHPEKVASVTSVSCPNHGSEIADQLHKALTPGELPETLVLALFKAVGTFISLISDHPENPQDPQAAFESLTSAGMAAFNLKYPQGLPEHWGGEGNEIENGVHYYSWSGILQNFQSLQPLDPSHLNCIVLSKLFYKEKHANDGLVGQYSSHLGKVIRSDYPMDHFDAVNQMAGITSWNVSPVHLYLEHAARLKDKGL
- a CDS encoding substrate-binding domain-containing protein, with translation MNRRRGIRSLCCAALAVTAVSLSSSLLAAEEVKIGFLVKQAEEPWFQTEWAFAEKAGKEKGFTVIKIAVPDGEKTLSAIDSLAANGAKGFVICPPDVSLGPAIMAKAKLNGLKVIAVDDRFVDASGKFMEDVPYLGMAAFEVGQKQGSAMATEAKKRGWDWKDTYAVINTFNELDTGKKRTDGSVKALEDAGLPKDHILFSALKTLDVPGSMDATNSALVKLPSAAKNLIIGGMNDNTVLGGVRATESAGFAAANVIGIGINGTDAIGELKKANSGFFGSMLPSPHIEGYNTASMMYEWVTTGKEPPKYTAMDDVTLITRENFKQELEKIGLWN